The Hyphococcus flavus genome contains a region encoding:
- a CDS encoding N-formylglutamate amidohydrolase codes for MNSVFSTQSFGDSRFFVFCDHASNAISYHLNALGLPEDLLDTHIAWDIGAGALSKALAKKLSATQFQCEFSRLIIDPNRAPSASDIIPASSDHIPIPGNREITEASRAARLKDFHEPYHAALGDGLDQITKRCNTPFVISVHSFTERLMGAEERRPWKIGLLWRDDEESARAMMRQLKADTGWSIGDNEPYDARVFNYSIDRHVSPRNLPHLTMEIRQDLIGDSRGVQEIAAIIEHAVRTITA; via the coding sequence ATGAATTCTGTTTTCAGCACACAAAGTTTTGGCGACTCTCGTTTCTTCGTTTTTTGCGATCACGCATCGAACGCCATTTCATATCATCTGAATGCGCTCGGACTGCCAGAAGATTTGTTGGATACTCATATCGCCTGGGATATTGGCGCAGGCGCACTCAGCAAGGCGCTGGCGAAAAAGCTTTCAGCCACGCAGTTTCAGTGTGAATTTTCACGGCTGATTATAGATCCGAACCGCGCCCCGTCGGCTAGCGATATTATTCCGGCGTCAAGCGATCATATCCCTATTCCCGGAAACAGGGAGATAACAGAAGCCTCCCGCGCTGCACGCCTGAAAGATTTTCACGAACCCTATCATGCGGCGCTTGGCGACGGCCTGGATCAAATCACCAAGCGCTGCAATACGCCGTTCGTCATCTCCGTTCACAGCTTTACAGAAAGACTGATGGGAGCAGAGGAACGGCGCCCCTGGAAAATTGGCCTCCTCTGGCGTGATGATGAAGAAAGCGCTCGCGCCATGATGCGCCAGCTCAAAGCCGACACAGGCTGGTCTATCGGGGATAATGAACCCTATGACGCGCGCGTGTTTAACTATTCCATTGATCGCCATGTCAGCCCGCGGAATCTTCCGCACCTGACGATGGAAATCCGTCAGGATTTAATTGGCGACAGCAGGGGCGTTCAGGAAATCGCTGCAATTATTGAGCATGCAGTGCGGACAATCACTGCATAA
- the ccmI gene encoding c-type cytochrome biogenesis protein CcmI: MIWVLIFGIAIAVLALLIEPYFRKTVRVQSLDDQDYLVAQLDDVARDRNAGLLSDEEAAEAEAEARRRLLTANEKAADAKDENKGFFARQVSTMIIGAAPLAAIVLYVLLGNPSSEPTPEALEIAQRSQMTAPSSANARPLAESVNELEQRLAEQPDDLDGWVMLGESYARMDRFAEAATAFGRARALAPDQAYLHAAEGESLTMANDGVVNAEATAALQRALERDATEPRARFYLALGAYQRGEREEALGALVALSNDAPPGVQWAPIVRSQIEVIAAELGRSMDELGLDEAITENRIETLEAQIASGEAPYESWIALADAYAAEGDNANVQNTLDRASERYANAPFVLQQIEAARSRLTSEGENTQTGQRGPTQEQMQAAAQMGEDDRAAMIEGMVSGLAARLENEPDDLEGWTMLARSYAVLGRMQESAEAYARAAELAPDDVNLRLGRAEALLTTLREDGEPIDQETQAAIDQVSRLNPEHPFALYFQGLAASQRGDTARAKSYWERLLATMPEGSPDAAGVRQMIDAL, from the coding sequence ATGATTTGGGTGTTGATCTTTGGGATCGCCATTGCGGTCCTCGCGCTCCTCATTGAGCCGTATTTCAGAAAGACTGTCCGCGTTCAAAGTCTGGATGATCAGGATTACCTGGTTGCTCAGCTCGATGACGTGGCGCGAGATCGGAACGCTGGACTGTTGAGTGACGAAGAAGCCGCAGAAGCGGAGGCTGAGGCGCGCCGTCGGCTTTTGACCGCTAATGAAAAAGCAGCGGATGCAAAAGACGAAAATAAAGGTTTCTTTGCGCGTCAGGTAAGCACCATGATCATCGGCGCCGCGCCACTCGCCGCTATTGTGCTTTATGTTCTACTTGGCAATCCGTCGTCTGAGCCAACGCCCGAAGCGCTGGAAATCGCGCAACGTTCACAAATGACAGCGCCGTCCAGCGCGAACGCACGGCCGCTCGCTGAGTCTGTTAATGAGCTTGAGCAACGCCTCGCGGAACAGCCGGACGATCTCGACGGCTGGGTGATGCTTGGCGAAAGTTATGCGCGCATGGATCGTTTTGCCGAAGCTGCTACGGCGTTTGGACGGGCGAGGGCGCTGGCCCCGGATCAGGCTTATCTGCATGCAGCCGAGGGCGAGTCTTTGACTATGGCCAATGATGGGGTCGTCAACGCAGAAGCAACGGCGGCGCTGCAGCGCGCGCTTGAACGCGACGCCACCGAACCCCGGGCTCGGTTTTATCTGGCGCTCGGCGCCTATCAGCGCGGTGAACGGGAAGAAGCGCTCGGCGCGCTTGTCGCGCTTAGCAATGATGCGCCGCCTGGCGTTCAATGGGCGCCGATCGTTCGTTCACAGATTGAAGTTATTGCTGCTGAACTTGGACGATCTATGGATGAGCTAGGTCTTGATGAAGCAATAACGGAAAACAGGATTGAGACGCTGGAAGCGCAGATCGCCAGCGGCGAGGCGCCTTATGAAAGCTGGATTGCGCTCGCTGATGCTTATGCGGCTGAAGGCGATAACGCGAACGTGCAAAATACACTTGATCGCGCTTCGGAGCGTTATGCGAACGCGCCATTTGTCTTGCAACAGATTGAGGCGGCGCGTAGCAGGCTAACCAGTGAAGGCGAAAACACCCAAACGGGACAGCGCGGCCCAACACAAGAGCAAATGCAGGCGGCGGCGCAGATGGGCGAAGATGATCGCGCCGCAATGATCGAGGGAATGGTGTCCGGTCTTGCCGCTCGCCTTGAAAATGAACCTGACGATCTTGAGGGTTGGACCATGCTGGCGCGGTCTTACGCCGTCCTTGGCCGCATGCAAGAAAGCGCTGAAGCGTATGCGCGTGCAGCGGAACTGGCGCCGGACGATGTAAATTTGCGGCTCGGACGTGCGGAAGCGCTGTTAACGACCCTACGTGAAGACGGCGAACCGATAGACCAGGAGACGCAAGCCGCCATCGATCAGGTCTCAAGACTTAATCCGGAGCATCCGTTCGCATTATACTTTCAGGGACTCGCCGCCAGCCAGCGCGGCGACACGGCGCGCGCCAAAAGTTATTGGGAGCGGCTGTTGGCGACCATGCCGGAAGGATCGCCTGACGCCGCTGGCGTCCGGCAAATGATAGATGCACTCTAA
- the rnd gene encoding ribonuclease D, whose protein sequence is MQVITTTEELHTFSAALRDKPFVAVDTEFMREKTYWPILCLIQAAAEGEEAIIDPLAEGIDLTPFLEVLTDDKVVKVFHAARQDLEIFYKLLGEVPGPLFDTQIAAMACGFGDQIGYEPLMRTLLKAKIDKGSRFTDWSRRPLTDSQLAYALSDVTHLRDAYPILKDSLEGRRRKHWVEEEMHALNDDDLYHVQPAKAWKRLKLRGVRPKEMGVVVKLAEWREHEAQTKDIPRSRILKDESIYELARLQPKDAKSLARARSIPSGFERSKSGAAIIDVIGAGITLPKAETPKIDKPDREKVSADVLELLKVLLKRQCETFHVAPKLIATTADLEEIARSDDADVPALSGWRREIFGDAALRLKRGEIALKLKGDSVDIIDV, encoded by the coding sequence ATGCAGGTCATCACCACAACCGAAGAACTCCATACATTTTCCGCTGCCCTCCGGGACAAGCCTTTTGTCGCTGTCGATACGGAGTTCATGCGGGAAAAAACCTACTGGCCTATTCTCTGCCTTATTCAGGCCGCCGCAGAGGGCGAGGAAGCAATCATCGACCCGTTGGCGGAAGGCATTGACCTAACGCCCTTTCTTGAAGTGCTGACCGACGACAAGGTCGTAAAAGTCTTTCACGCCGCCCGGCAGGACCTTGAAATTTTCTACAAACTCCTCGGCGAAGTGCCAGGTCCGCTGTTCGATACTCAGATTGCGGCGATGGCTTGCGGTTTCGGCGATCAGATTGGCTATGAACCGCTGATGCGCACTTTGTTGAAAGCGAAAATCGACAAGGGCTCGCGTTTTACTGACTGGTCGCGCCGGCCGCTGACAGACTCTCAGCTCGCTTATGCTTTATCTGACGTAACCCATCTGCGCGACGCATACCCGATCCTGAAAGACTCACTTGAGGGACGCCGTCGCAAGCACTGGGTCGAGGAGGAAATGCACGCGCTCAACGACGATGACTTGTATCATGTGCAGCCTGCGAAAGCATGGAAGCGACTAAAGTTACGTGGCGTTCGCCCGAAAGAAATGGGTGTTGTCGTCAAGCTTGCGGAGTGGCGTGAACATGAAGCGCAAACAAAAGACATCCCGCGCAGCCGCATCCTGAAAGATGAGTCCATATACGAACTGGCGCGACTGCAGCCAAAAGATGCAAAAAGCCTCGCGCGAGCGCGTTCAATTCCCTCAGGTTTCGAACGGTCAAAATCGGGTGCGGCGATTATTGATGTCATCGGCGCAGGAATTACGCTTCCTAAAGCGGAAACGCCGAAAATCGACAAGCCTGACCGGGAAAAAGTCTCCGCCGATGTTCTGGAACTCTTAAAAGTGCTTTTAAAACGTCAATGTGAAACCTTTCATGTGGCGCCAAAACTGATTGCAACCACGGCTGATCTTGAAGAGATCGCCCGAAGTGACGACGCTGATGTACCTGCCCTATCGGGCTGGAGGCGGGAAATTTTCGGCGATGCCGCTCTTCGGCTCAAGCGCGGTGAAATAGCGTTAAAGCTTAAAGGCGACAGCGTGGATATTATTGATGTCTAG
- the aspS gene encoding aspartate--tRNA ligase, translating into MHAYRTHHCGQLRKSEVGENVRLSGWVHRKRDHGGLLFIDLRDHYGLTQLVVEPEAPFFADVERVRQESVIKVDGRVVARDDEVVNPNLPTGEVEVRIDAFEVMSEADDLPLPVFGEPDYPEDIRMRHRYLDLRRETLHKNIMLRSKVIGEIRRGMEDKGFTDFQTPILTASSPEGARDFLVPSRLHPGKFYALPQAPQIFKQLIMVSGFDRYYQIAPCFRDEDARADRSAGEFYQLDLEMSFVERQDVFDAVGPVVEQTFSKFAGERPVTKYPFPLIAYDEAMLKYGTDKPDLRCPIEMQIVSDHFRGSGFKIFAQILDSDPQNEIRAIPAPGGGSRAFCDRMNSFAQKEGLPGMGYMIFDENEAKGPLAKNIGPERSEAVREQLGLKAGDAAFFLAGKPADFVAVAAKARVVIGEELELTNKDAFELAWIIDFPMYEWDEENKKVEFGHNPFSMPQGGLEALETAKTDEEYLAIKAYQYDIVCNGYELGSGAIRNHRPDIMYKAFDIAGYGKEVVEDKFGGMLNAFKYGAPPHGGCALGIERIVMLLCEQENIREVTMFPMNQQAEDLLLHAPIEASDQQLKDVHIRVVMPITEKKD; encoded by the coding sequence ATGCACGCCTATCGCACTCATCACTGCGGCCAATTGCGCAAATCCGAAGTTGGCGAGAATGTTCGCCTGTCCGGCTGGGTGCACCGAAAACGCGACCATGGCGGGCTGCTCTTCATAGACCTGCGCGATCATTATGGACTGACGCAGCTTGTTGTGGAGCCAGAAGCGCCGTTTTTTGCTGACGTTGAGCGGGTACGCCAGGAAAGCGTTATCAAGGTCGATGGCCGTGTGGTCGCTCGTGACGATGAAGTCGTAAATCCAAACTTGCCGACTGGCGAGGTCGAGGTGCGCATCGACGCGTTTGAAGTCATGTCGGAAGCTGACGACCTGCCGTTACCTGTATTCGGAGAGCCGGACTATCCGGAAGATATCCGCATGCGGCACCGCTATCTCGATCTGCGACGCGAGACGCTGCACAAGAACATTATGCTGCGTTCAAAAGTGATCGGTGAAATCCGCCGTGGCATGGAAGATAAAGGCTTTACTGATTTTCAAACACCGATTTTGACCGCGTCATCGCCGGAGGGCGCGCGCGATTTTCTCGTGCCGTCTCGTTTGCATCCCGGCAAGTTTTACGCGCTGCCGCAGGCGCCGCAGATTTTCAAACAGCTCATCATGGTGTCGGGCTTTGATCGTTACTATCAGATCGCTCCATGCTTCCGTGACGAAGATGCGCGCGCAGACCGTTCGGCTGGTGAGTTCTATCAGCTCGATTTAGAGATGAGCTTTGTTGAGCGGCAGGATGTGTTCGATGCGGTGGGCCCGGTCGTTGAACAGACTTTCTCTAAATTCGCTGGCGAGCGCCCGGTCACGAAATATCCGTTTCCATTAATCGCTTATGACGAGGCGATGCTAAAGTACGGCACCGACAAGCCGGACCTCAGATGCCCCATCGAAATGCAGATCGTGTCCGATCATTTCCGTGGTTCGGGTTTTAAAATCTTTGCGCAAATTCTTGATTCTGATCCGCAAAACGAAATCCGCGCCATCCCGGCGCCGGGCGGGGGCTCTCGTGCATTCTGCGACCGCATGAATTCTTTCGCCCAGAAGGAAGGCCTGCCTGGCATGGGCTACATGATTTTCGATGAAAACGAAGCCAAAGGCCCCCTGGCGAAGAATATCGGCCCTGAACGGTCCGAAGCCGTGCGCGAACAACTCGGACTGAAAGCGGGCGACGCGGCTTTCTTCCTTGCCGGCAAGCCAGCGGACTTTGTCGCTGTCGCCGCCAAGGCACGGGTGGTCATTGGTGAAGAGCTTGAACTTACCAACAAGGACGCGTTCGAACTCGCATGGATCATCGACTTCCCTATGTATGAATGGGATGAAGAGAACAAAAAGGTAGAGTTTGGTCACAACCCCTTCTCCATGCCGCAAGGCGGTCTTGAGGCTTTAGAAACGGCGAAAACGGATGAAGAGTATCTGGCGATCAAGGCCTATCAGTACGACATTGTCTGTAACGGCTATGAGCTTGGTTCCGGCGCTATTCGGAATCATCGTCCGGATATCATGTACAAGGCCTTCGATATCGCCGGTTACGGCAAGGAAGTTGTCGAGGACAAATTCGGCGGCATGCTGAACGCATTCAAATACGGCGCGCCGCCGCACGGCGGCTGTGCGCTGGGTATTGAGCGAATAGTCATGCTGCTCTGCGAGCAGGAGAATATCCGTGAAGTGACAATGTTCCCCATGAACCAGCAGGCGGAAGATTTGTTGCTGCATGCACCGATCGAGGCGTCGGACCAGCAATTGAAGGACGTGCATATTCGCGTCGTCATGCCGATCACCGAAAAGAAAGATTAG
- a CDS encoding DsbE family thiol:disulfide interchange protein, giving the protein MRKIILFAPLIVFVVVGSFFAWGLTRDPSRIPSQIIDRPLPEFDLPAIQGFSEGMSSEDFKGQVTLLNVFASWCVSCHVEHPLLMELAADGDVPIYGLNWKEKPGDGKAWLDRFGNPYSMIGDDQNGRVAIDLGVTGAPETFVVDQDGRVRYVFIGPISPRAWEETLQPLIEELRKS; this is encoded by the coding sequence ATGAGGAAAATCATTCTCTTCGCACCGCTTATTGTTTTTGTTGTTGTCGGCTCGTTCTTTGCCTGGGGGCTGACGCGCGACCCCTCGCGAATACCGTCGCAGATTATTGACCGTCCGTTACCTGAATTCGACCTACCCGCCATTCAGGGTTTTTCGGAAGGCATGTCCTCCGAGGATTTCAAGGGACAAGTCACATTGCTCAACGTGTTCGCATCTTGGTGCGTGAGTTGTCATGTGGAGCATCCGTTGCTCATGGAACTGGCTGCGGACGGCGACGTTCCGATCTACGGTCTTAACTGGAAAGAAAAACCCGGCGACGGCAAGGCCTGGCTCGACCGGTTCGGCAATCCCTATTCGATGATCGGCGACGATCAAAACGGGCGCGTCGCCATCGACCTCGGCGTTACCGGCGCGCCTGAAACTTTCGTGGTCGATCAGGATGGCCGCGTCCGTTATGTGTTTATCGGCCCTATTTCGCCGCGTGCTTGGGAAGAGACGCTGCAGCCCTTGATCGAAGAATTGAGAAAATCATGA
- a CDS encoding carboxylate-amine ligase, giving the protein MLPALTLGLEEEYLLVDPETRDLVSEPSPEFMSECKERLGERVTPEFLKCQVEIGTPVCANISDARHHLNALRSVIINTADKFGMKLMAASTHPFAQWGRQKHTEAPRYDLLDADLGGVIRRMLICGMHVHAGIEDQEDRIDLMNQARYFLPHLLALSTSSPFWGGHDMAMRCSRLGIFDSMPRTGIPDRYESWSEYERMIERLIHAGVMEDGSKLWWDMRPSARFPTVEMRITDVCTRMEDALCIAALYQSILRMLARIKQRNMRWRIYPRIMLEENRWRAQRYGCTKSMIDLGRGECVPFGSLIEEIIEIVTEDATALGCLKEVQHARVILKRGTSACRQIDTYTEARKDGADEREAFVKVVDMLIGDTAADLPETA; this is encoded by the coding sequence ATGCTGCCAGCGCTAACACTGGGCCTGGAGGAGGAATATCTCCTCGTTGATCCTGAAACTCGCGATCTTGTTTCGGAACCTTCACCGGAATTCATGTCGGAATGCAAGGAAAGGCTGGGCGAACGCGTTACGCCCGAATTCCTGAAATGTCAGGTTGAAATCGGTACGCCGGTTTGCGCCAATATTTCCGACGCCCGCCATCACCTGAATGCCTTGCGGTCTGTCATCATCAACACGGCCGATAAATTCGGCATGAAACTGATGGCGGCGTCTACACATCCTTTCGCACAATGGGGGCGACAAAAACATACGGAGGCGCCGCGCTATGATTTGCTCGATGCTGACTTGGGCGGCGTCATCCGGCGTATGCTGATCTGCGGCATGCATGTGCACGCCGGAATAGAAGATCAGGAAGATCGCATCGATTTAATGAATCAGGCGCGCTACTTCCTCCCGCACTTGTTGGCGCTATCAACATCGTCCCCTTTCTGGGGCGGTCACGATATGGCCATGCGCTGTTCTCGTCTTGGCATCTTCGACTCCATGCCGCGAACCGGCATTCCCGACCGATATGAAAGCTGGTCTGAATATGAACGAATGATCGAGCGATTAATCCATGCCGGCGTCATGGAAGATGGTTCGAAATTATGGTGGGATATGCGCCCGAGCGCACGGTTCCCAACCGTCGAAATGCGCATCACAGATGTTTGTACGCGAATGGAAGATGCGCTGTGCATCGCCGCGCTTTACCAGTCCATTTTGCGGATGCTTGCCCGCATCAAACAGCGCAATATGCGCTGGCGAATTTATCCGCGCATAATGCTCGAAGAAAACCGATGGCGCGCGCAGCGATATGGATGCACAAAAAGCATGATTGATCTCGGGCGGGGCGAATGCGTGCCCTTTGGCTCGCTGATCGAAGAAATCATCGAAATCGTAACAGAAGACGCCACGGCGCTCGGTTGCCTCAAAGAGGTGCAGCATGCGCGGGTCATCTTGAAAAGGGGCACAAGCGCCTGCCGTCAGATCGATACTTATACCGAAGCGCGAAAGGACGGCGCCGACGAGCGAGAAGCGTTTGTCAAAGTCGTGGATATGCTGATCGGCGATACAGCCGCAGACTTACCCGAAACCGCCTGA
- a CDS encoding M14 family metallopeptidase, producing MVKITSDFDSGNIVPLDISDPTNLTLEIKPDGKADFFQWFYFRVEGGKGQPLTMRLKNAHGASYLGGWKDYRAVASYDNETWFRVDTSFDDRELTIQHTPDHDSVYYAYFAPYQTSRYRDYINKVKSSPQLSHQVIGQTLDGQEIDYFRMGDAERQLWVIARQHPGETMGSWWMEGFLDRLTDKANVDAQTLRDKATLHIIPCMNLDGARRGHLRTNAAGKDLNRAWRNASVEESPEVYLVREAMRASGVDFFLDVHGDEAIANNFLDAPKGIPSWDALHEKRFNRYSDRLLEISRDFQTKDGYPVPAPGKGNLDIANAYVAETWDCLSMTLEMPFKDANVNPMPEVGWSPERCRHFAGEHLKVMAEIVDFLR from the coding sequence ATGGTTAAAATCACAAGCGACTTCGACAGCGGAAATATCGTTCCTCTCGACATTTCTGACCCGACGAACTTAACGCTTGAGATCAAACCGGACGGTAAGGCGGACTTCTTTCAATGGTTCTATTTCCGCGTTGAGGGCGGCAAGGGCCAGCCTTTAACCATGCGCCTCAAAAACGCTCATGGCGCCTCTTATCTCGGCGGGTGGAAAGACTATCGCGCTGTTGCTTCATATGACAATGAAACCTGGTTTCGCGTCGATACTTCTTTCGATGACCGTGAATTGACCATTCAGCATACGCCTGATCACGACAGTGTTTATTATGCCTATTTCGCCCCTTACCAGACGTCGCGCTACCGCGATTACATAAACAAGGTGAAATCCTCGCCGCAGCTTTCCCATCAGGTTATCGGGCAAACGCTTGATGGACAGGAAATTGATTACTTCAGAATGGGTGACGCCGAGCGCCAGCTCTGGGTGATTGCGCGCCAGCATCCGGGCGAGACCATGGGCTCGTGGTGGATGGAAGGTTTCCTCGACCGCCTGACCGATAAAGCGAATGTGGATGCGCAAACACTGCGAGACAAAGCAACGCTCCATATAATTCCGTGCATGAATTTGGACGGCGCCAGACGGGGTCATTTGCGTACGAACGCCGCCGGCAAGGATCTTAACCGCGCATGGCGCAATGCAAGCGTGGAAGAAAGCCCTGAAGTCTATCTGGTGCGTGAGGCGATGCGCGCCAGCGGCGTCGATTTCTTTTTGGACGTTCATGGCGATGAAGCGATCGCAAACAATTTCCTTGACGCGCCGAAAGGCATACCCTCCTGGGATGCGCTGCATGAGAAGCGCTTTAACCGGTACTCTGACCGGCTATTGGAAATCAGTAGGGATTTTCAAACAAAGGACGGCTATCCAGTCCCGGCGCCAGGCAAGGGTAATCTCGACATCGCCAACGCGTATGTGGCCGAGACGTGGGACTGTCTTTCCATGACGCTTGAGATGCCGTTCAAGGATGCAAATGTGAACCCGATGCCTGAAGTGGGTTGGTCGCCGGAGCGGTGCCGCCATTTCGCAGGTGAGCACCTGAAGGTGATGGCTGAAATCGTCGACTTTCTTCGCTAG
- a CDS encoding cytochrome c-type biogenesis protein: MRAVFISFISIFMTVVAFAAEPDEMLDDPQLEERAQAIETQLRCVVCQSQSIAESNAPLAKDMRILVRERLTAGDTDEEAMQFLVDRYGDYVLMKPPFQANTLVLWFFPALALMLAGGAAFFYLRNMKQASASSSSSLSEDDEEKLQRIINERSQ, translated from the coding sequence ATGAGGGCTGTTTTTATTTCTTTCATCAGTATTTTCATGACGGTTGTGGCGTTTGCGGCGGAACCCGATGAGATGCTTGACGATCCGCAGCTTGAAGAACGCGCGCAAGCCATCGAAACACAGTTGCGTTGCGTTGTCTGCCAAAGCCAGTCTATTGCTGAATCAAACGCCCCACTGGCGAAAGACATGCGCATTCTTGTTCGTGAACGCTTGACGGCAGGCGATACGGACGAAGAAGCGATGCAGTTTCTGGTCGATCGCTATGGCGATTACGTGCTGATGAAGCCGCCGTTTCAGGCGAACACGCTTGTTCTGTGGTTCTTCCCGGCGCTTGCCTTAATGCTGGCAGGGGGCGCGGCGTTTTTTTATCTACGGAATATGAAGCAAGCATCCGCGTCATCTTCGTCGAGCTTGAGTGAGGACGATGAAGAAAAGCTACAGCGAATAATCAATGAGCGCAGCCAATGA
- a CDS encoding heme lyase CcmF/NrfE family subunit gives MTPEIGHFVLILAFMTAIAQSAALFIGVNTGDGRFSVFGQRASIVIFALTALSFGCLMHAYAISDFSVVNVFENSHSAKPFIYKLTGTWGNHEGSMLLWVLILTLFSAVLAAQGRAAPAKLHMLTLGVQALIITAFIAFILFTSNPFERLFPAPPDGTGLNPLLQDPGLAIHPPFLYLGYVGFSIPFSFAVAALVLGKADSVWGRLVRPWALMAWVFLTIGIALGSWWAYYELGWGGWWAWDPVENASFMPWLAGTALIHSVRVVERRDALKGWAVLLAITTFSLSLVGTFLVRSGVLTSVHAFAVDPARGVFILLILVAAIGGSLTVYAARASSLTPTGRFEPVSREGGLVLNNVFLVAACAVVFFGTFYPLFIDVLTGEKITVLAPYFNLVFPKLSFLAMAFAAVGTLLAWKRADARSILRKMIPVAIAALVAAIIVFVIADRARAIGAFSIMMVVWLAGGALTELSQRVKLFRAPFSDTLSRAKGLPGAAWGSALAHLGLALFAFGVAGISLWKSEEVVLMAEGDTANVAGYAVTLDSVERLRGPNYDAELATFSAAKGGDVFTLSGERRFYPIRQMETSEAAIRAHGTGDLYISFGENTSGRGWPVRLFYNPFVGCLWWGAGLTAFGGLVAFGDRGRKPARLKRKKPAQAGSVEAAPA, from the coding sequence ATGACTCCTGAAATCGGCCATTTCGTTCTTATCCTCGCGTTTATGACGGCGATCGCGCAATCGGCGGCGTTGTTCATTGGCGTTAACACTGGCGATGGACGATTTTCGGTTTTCGGTCAGCGCGCATCGATTGTGATCTTCGCGCTGACGGCGTTGTCGTTCGGCTGCCTGATGCACGCTTACGCGATATCTGACTTTTCCGTCGTCAATGTTTTTGAAAACTCTCATTCTGCAAAACCGTTCATTTACAAACTGACGGGAACGTGGGGAAATCACGAAGGCTCAATGCTGCTATGGGTGCTGATCCTGACATTGTTCAGCGCCGTCTTGGCGGCGCAGGGGCGGGCGGCCCCGGCTAAACTACACATGCTGACGCTTGGCGTTCAGGCGCTGATCATCACTGCATTCATTGCCTTTATTCTGTTTACGTCCAATCCGTTTGAGCGGCTGTTTCCGGCGCCGCCGGACGGGACCGGGCTCAACCCGCTGTTGCAGGATCCTGGTCTCGCGATCCATCCGCCGTTTTTGTATCTTGGCTATGTCGGTTTCTCGATCCCGTTCTCTTTTGCCGTGGCGGCGTTGGTGCTGGGCAAGGCTGATTCAGTCTGGGGACGGCTTGTACGTCCATGGGCGCTCATGGCATGGGTGTTCTTGACCATTGGTATCGCACTCGGCAGTTGGTGGGCCTATTACGAACTTGGCTGGGGCGGCTGGTGGGCATGGGACCCAGTTGAAAACGCGTCATTCATGCCGTGGCTTGCCGGCACGGCGCTTATCCATTCCGTGCGTGTCGTCGAACGTCGCGACGCGCTGAAAGGCTGGGCGGTGCTGCTGGCCATCACAACTTTCTCGCTCAGTCTTGTAGGCACGTTTCTCGTCCGTTCGGGCGTGCTGACATCCGTTCATGCATTCGCGGTCGACCCGGCGCGCGGCGTTTTCATTCTGCTCATTCTTGTTGCGGCGATTGGTGGCTCGTTGACTGTTTACGCCGCACGCGCTTCTTCGTTGACGCCAACCGGCCGGTTTGAACCGGTAAGTCGCGAAGGCGGTTTGGTCTTGAACAACGTGTTTTTGGTCGCGGCGTGTGCGGTAGTATTTTTCGGAACATTCTATCCGCTATTTATTGACGTTCTGACGGGTGAAAAAATCACCGTGCTGGCGCCGTATTTCAATCTGGTCTTCCCGAAATTGTCGTTTCTGGCGATGGCGTTCGCTGCGGTCGGCACGCTGCTCGCCTGGAAGCGGGCTGACGCAAGATCAATCCTGCGTAAGATGATACCGGTGGCCATCGCCGCGCTTGTGGCGGCGATCATCGTATTCGTGATCGCAGACCGGGCCCGCGCCATCGGCGCGTTTTCCATCATGATGGTGGTCTGGCTGGCTGGCGGCGCGCTCACCGAGCTTTCACAACGGGTGAAGCTTTTCCGCGCGCCTTTCAGCGACACGCTCTCACGTGCAAAAGGGCTTCCCGGCGCCGCATGGGGTTCCGCGCTCGCTCATCTGGGGCTTGCGCTATTCGCATTCGGCGTTGCCGGCATAAGCCTCTGGAAGTCTGAAGAAGTGGTGCTGATGGCGGAAGGCGACACGGCGAATGTCGCCGGCTACGCTGTTACGTTAGATTCCGTTGAACGCCTTCGCGGCCCGAATTACGACGCAGAACTGGCGACTTTTTCCGCCGCAAAAGGCGGTGATGTTTTCACGCTTTCCGGCGAGCGGCGCTTCTATCCGATCCGCCAGATGGAAACGAGCGAGGCGGCGATCCGTGCTCATGGGACCGGCGATCTTTATATTTCATTCGGTGAGAACACGTCCGGTCGCGGCTGGCCGGTTAGGCTGTTTTACAATCCGTTTGTCGGTTGCCTGTGGTGGGGCGCCGGGCTGACAGCGTTCGGTGGGCTGGTCGCATTTGGTGATCGCGGCCGCAAACCGGCAAGGCTGAAACGTAAAAAGCCTGCACAGGCCGGCAGCGTTGAGGCAGCCCCTGCATGA